In Tenacibaculum sp. 190524A02b, the genomic stretch GTATACTTCTATTGAGTTTATAGTATTATTTTGTGCTATAACACGAGGGTTGGTTGTTTTATTTGATGGATTAGGGAAAATGGTAAACTTACTTTTAGTTAAGTCTACATTGTCAGTTGAAAGCGTTCCACTTTTCCTAACAACAAATAAACCTCTGTTAATATCATTAAGTATAATGTTTCCACTAGCAAAATAAGGGTACACACTCCAAACTCCTTTAAAAGAAGTACTATTATTTTCAGGATACGTATCAAAATACCCAGTTTCAACCATTGAATTAGTTGAAGCACTGATATTAGAAATATCCAATACTCTTAATCCAGCGGTATAGTTTGCTATAAAAAATTCATTTCCTTTTACATATCCATTATGATCGATTGCAGCTGTAGGTCCTAAGTATGTTGATGATAATTTAGGCGCATCTAAATCAGTTAAGTCAAAAACTACAGACTTTGTATTTGTTCCAACTCTTTGTTCATCTAGTTCATCCCCTAAGATAAAATGACTTTGATCTTCAGTAAACCATCCTTGGTGTGTATAACGAGCATTTGGGTAAGTGATTTTAGATATAAATTTAGGAGATGTTTTATTAGTTACATCTATCACAACAACATCATTTGTGCCTCCTACATTACCATTACTAGCTATCAATATTTCCTTTCCAGTATAATCAGTATCAGGGCCGTTATAGGTTACTACTTGAGCATCGTGTGTGTATCCTTGTGCTGAATATCCTCCAGCTGCTTTAGGATTTTTAGGGTCAGTAATATCTACAAAAACAGGACCTCCACTATAGAATCCACCACAACCAACTAAATAAGCATATCCTGTAGCTTCATTAATTACAATATTATGACAGCTATTTACCCCTGTGAAAACTGTATCAGAAGTAAAATTTTGAGGTGTGGTTACTCCTCTTAATCTTGTTAAGTCAAAAACTTGCATACCATGCGCACCAACATTATCAGCAACAATAAAAGCATGGTTTTTGTATACTTTTACATCTCTCCAAAAATTAGAACCTGCATTGGTATTTAATCTTCCTAAATAAATCGGATTAACTGGATCGGTTATATCTACAAAAGCAGTACTATTAGTCATTGAAGCAATAGCATATTCTTTATTAGTAGTAGGATCAGTCCATCCCCAAATATCAGCACCTTCAGCAGAAGCAGAACCAGATAACGTACTTGTATTAATGTTAGACATTAAGTCATATCCGTTACAAGGATAATTACCAGCTTTTCCACCAACGCAAGGAGTTTGAGAAAAGGAGAAAAAGGTAGTTAATATAGTTAATGATAGTGTGTAAAGTAGTTTTTTATTCATGACATGATTTTTTAGGGACTTTTAAACAAATGTATAAAATATATTAGGTTAATCTAAAAGTTTAACAGTTAACTATGGAAAAACCCTAAATTTATCTTTGAAAAAATGTGAATTTCATCTTTGTTGTGTTATGTTGCTTTTTAATGCATACTAGTGGTATCTTTGCAAAATGTTAGAAGATAAAAATCAAGAAAAGACATCATTGTCTGAATTAGGAGAGTTTGGGTTGATAAATCACTTAACTAAACATTTTTCATTAACACATAAAACTACTGTTAAAGGAGTAGGTGATGATGCTGCCGTTTTAGAGGCTTCTGAAAAACAAACAGTAATTACTACTGATTTATTAGTTGAAGGTGTGCATTTTGATTTGAGTTACATGCCTTTAAAACATTTAGGTTATAAGGCAGTTATGGTGAATTTATCAGATGTGTATGCTATGAATGCAGATGCAGAACAAATTACGGTCTCTATAGCTGTATCTAATAGATTTCCATTGGAAGCTTTAGAAGCTCTTTATTCAGGTATACAATTAGCTTGTGAAACTTATAAGGTTGATTTGATAGGAGGAGATACGACCTCGTCTACAAAAGGTATGTTGATTTCTATTACCGCTATAGGAAAAGCAAATAAAGAAGATTTAGTTTATAGAGATGGAGCAAAGGCAACAGATTTAATTGTAGTGTCTGGTGACTTAGGAGGTGCTTATTTAGGGTTACAAGTTTTAGAAAGAGAAAAACAAGTGTTTCAAGTAAATCCACAAAGCCAACCGGATTTAGATAATTATACCTATATAATAGAAAGACAATTAAAACCTGAAGCAAGAAAGGATATACCAAAACTATTGAAAGAATTAGATGTTAAACCAACTGCTATGATTGATATATCTGATGGGCTATCTTCGGAAATTATGCACATCTGTACACAAAGTAAAGTAGGGTGTAAAATTTATGAAGAAAAATTACCATTAGATCCACAAGTAATAAGCACCTGTGAGGAGTTTGATATAGATTCTACGATGGTTGCATTGAGTGGTGGTGAAGATTATGAATTGTTATTTACTATTTCAATTGATGAATATGAAAAGATAAAAGGGAATCCTAATTTAAGTGTTATTGGGCACATAACTGAAGCATCGCAAGGTATGAACTTAATAACTAGAGCCAATCAAGAAATAGCTTTAAAAGCCCAAGGTTGGAATTCTTTTAACGCGTAATAAACTAAGTAATTGATTTTA encodes the following:
- the thiL gene encoding thiamine-phosphate kinase — protein: MLEDKNQEKTSLSELGEFGLINHLTKHFSLTHKTTVKGVGDDAAVLEASEKQTVITTDLLVEGVHFDLSYMPLKHLGYKAVMVNLSDVYAMNADAEQITVSIAVSNRFPLEALEALYSGIQLACETYKVDLIGGDTTSSTKGMLISITAIGKANKEDLVYRDGAKATDLIVVSGDLGGAYLGLQVLEREKQVFQVNPQSQPDLDNYTYIIERQLKPEARKDIPKLLKELDVKPTAMIDISDGLSSEIMHICTQSKVGCKIYEEKLPLDPQVISTCEEFDIDSTMVALSGGEDYELLFTISIDEYEKIKGNPNLSVIGHITEASQGMNLITRANQEIALKAQGWNSFNA
- a CDS encoding choice-of-anchor B family protein, encoding MNKKLLYTLSLTILTTFFSFSQTPCVGGKAGNYPCNGYDLMSNINTSTLSGSASAEGADIWGWTDPTTNKEYAIASMTNSTAFVDITDPVNPIYLGRLNTNAGSNFWRDVKVYKNHAFIVADNVGAHGMQVFDLTRLRGVTTPQNFTSDTVFTGVNSCHNIVINEATGYAYLVGCGGFYSGGPVFVDITDPKNPKAAGGYSAQGYTHDAQVVTYNGPDTDYTGKEILIASNGNVGGTNDVVVIDVTNKTSPKFISKITYPNARYTHQGWFTEDQSHFILGDELDEQRVGTNTKSVVFDLTDLDAPKLSSTYLGPTAAIDHNGYVKGNEFFIANYTAGLRVLDISNISASTNSMVETGYFDTYPENNSTSFKGVWSVYPYFASGNIILNDINRGLFVVRKSGTLSTDNVDLTKSKFTIFPNPSNKTTNPRVIAQNNTINSIEVYNILGKRVFLEKNISQKEFTIPMKKEAKGVYIIKINDKISKKLILR